In Molothrus ater isolate BHLD 08-10-18 breed brown headed cowbird chromosome 7, BPBGC_Mater_1.1, whole genome shotgun sequence, one genomic interval encodes:
- the LOC118688612 gene encoding uncharacterized protein LOC118688612, with protein sequence MAAWEAAEMSFFSLSDVRERMREKKKGALRTAKLNASLASKIKTKIINNSSTMKVSLKQNNKALALALNAEKANAQRLTQEKTILQKEVKQCHFQNAVLRHRLSFLNNMLKKMDNLMAAVKMAELSEFHINSSSLSSGQKSIMTEDSWADDIVDGQLLRVTQIPMRVPVSKLHDAEQQAGSSTVLRISSGELQRPASNAGELQRPASNEALKIVPVASKDTLPPQHDEITQFYQEENGKKVTEAMATEEAFHDSHVFGEVVCSTEQNPNNLPTLALESHTLFYEADEMAKHLFDRLSQGHVTQRRKRSTLFATSTPSSALDIFPHVSSTQAAWGSTAQDNSSSSKNNTQQQLPSPSPLASPAQTAVVSHRNSVGKETFFEQPQTKGMGCGVEMDPSYSQVPEFVPVKVKSKGKCKTREKKTVKKARTGKKKTTAIKNNAESSPDRSQGEECAQNAKLLQPEVATCSSETEVCEMGQKVWEGAFDRTNRDCGVEHHSHSPDGVQDFESTHEVNPGQLQSLESADSMQQVKKGPVFGMQSVESLLKPPVHTFSSLEVPSGDSSLQNSTKFSCVSRKSIRQKANRKTRVIGKRDDSDEEYLPNIVIIPESKAEEWPKRSQTIRKNTARNSNCDQRNEVRVFRPCIDVQGVANGSTKDLPGNLKQRRETYIVHPLDLAGNSGCFQTESEGSENLPPRSVPGSKVSKIPRAVKSNQKSNKNQTGDLQENGQGEGDHNMNALTKEASCKPRPQRKRSNPQPPETDSLARKSDGAKVLIGSSTELASKQTVLMGKFSCISHLLSEPGDFLEEQLPEISLADSLADLSHSLESSHVSSSAVLSVSSRLTEVPVSKNLSTEGNRMPAKLPVLLKNSPIFQEMTAEEISGERNQVQSSSWSSPSQKPDIRPLQDLNNARVVSHSGSEEASGCSSRRKRKPTCYKEPSINRKLRQGDPFTDTEFLHSSLCKKKPKPVKAKGMTKKMKENKEWLPEGCLSAKAGKLVTTERIRTVVESSPQAPRSSRV encoded by the exons ACAACTCCTCCACTATGAAAGTCTCCCTAAAGCAGAACAATAAAGCATTGGCTCTGGCCCTCAATGCAGAGAAGGCCAATGCACAGCGGCTCACCCAGGAGAAGACCATCCTACAGAAGGAGGTGAAGCAGTGCCACTTCCAGAACGCTGTGCTGCGGCACAGGCTCTCCTTCCTG AATAATATGTTGAAAAAAATGGACAATCTTATGGCTGCAGTTAAGATGGCCGAGCTGTCTGAG TTCCATATAAATTCTTCATCCTTGTCCAGTGGCCAAAAGAGCATCATGACTGAAGATAGCTGGGCTGATGATATTGTAGATGGTCAGCTTCTGAG GGTTACACAGATACCGATGAGAGTGCCTGTTTCCAAGCTGCATGATGCAGAGCAGCAAGCTGGCAGCTCCACAGTGCTACGAATATCCTCAGGAGAACTTCAGAGACCTGCTTCTAATGCAGGAGAACTTCAGAGACCTGCTTCTAATGAGGCCCTGAAAATTGTGCCTGTTGCCTCCAAAGATACTTTGCCACCACAGCACGATGAGATAACTCAGTTCTACCAGGAAGAGAATGGCAAGAAGGTGACTGAAGCAATGGCAACAGAGGAGGCTTTTCATGACTCTCACGTATTTGGAG AGGTCGTGTGCAGCACTGAACAAAATCCCAACAATTTGCCAACACTTGCCTTGGAAAGTCATACTCTTTTTTATGAGGCTGATGAGATGgcaaaacatttatttgatCGTCTCTCACAAGGGCACGTTACTCAGAGGAGAAAGCGTTCCACCCTGTTTGCTACAAGCACTCCATCTTCTGCTCTGGATATCTTCCCACATGTCAGTTCCACTCAGGCAGCTTGGGGTAGTACTGCACAGgacaacagcagctccagcaagaACAACACACAGCAACAGCTGCCATCTCCCAGCCCCCTGGCTTCACCTGCTCAAACTGCTGTTGTTTCTCATAGAAACTCTGTGGGTAAAGAGACCTTTTTTGAGCAGCCACAGACAAAAGGAATGGGGTGTGGTGTTGAAATGGACCCTAGCTATAGCCAAGTCCCTGAGTTTGTTCCTGTAAAGGTTAAAAGCAAAGGTAAGTGtaaaaccagagagaaaaagactgttaaaaaagcaagaacaggaaaaaagaaaacaactgcaATTAAAAACAATGCAGAAAGTAGTCCCGACAGATCTCAAGGTGAAGAGTGTGCTCAAAATGCAAAGCTTCTTCAGCCAGAAGTTGCAACATGTTCTAGTGAGACTGAAGTCTGTGAGATGGGGCAGAAGGTGTGGGAGGGGGCTTTTGACAGGACGAATAGAGACTGTGGTGTGGAGCACCATTCCCACTCTCCTGATGGAGTCCAAGACTTTGAAAGTACTCATGAGGTGAATCCAGGACAGCTGCAGAGTCTTGAAAGTGCTGACTCAATGCAGCAGGTTAAGAAGGGACCTGTCTTTGGGATGCAAAGTGTGGAGAGCTTGCTAAAACCCCCAGTTCATACCTTCTCAAGTCTTGAAGTTCCCTCAGGTGATTCCAGTCTACAGAATTCTACAAAATTCTCATGTGTGAGCAGAAAGAGCATCAGACAGAAAGCCAACAGAAAAACTAGAGTAATTGGGAAAAGAGATGATTCTGATGAGGAATATTTACCAAACATTGTGATAATACCAGAGTCCAAGGCTGAAGAATGGCCTAAAAGAAGCCAAACAATCAGGAAGAATACTGCCAGGAATAGTAATTGTGATCAGAGAAATGAAGTTCGTGTTTTTAGGCCCTGCATAGATGTTCAAGGAGTAGCTAATGGGAGCACAAAGGATTTGCCAGGTAATCTAAAACAGCGCAGGGAAACATATATTGTCCATCCTTTGGATCTTGCAGGAAATTCGGGTTGTTTCCAGACAGAATCTGAAGGGAGTGAAAATCTACCTCCCAGGTCTGTTCCTGGGAGCAAAGTGAGCAAAATCCCCAGAGCTGTTAAGAGCAATCAAAAGAGCAATAAAAACCAGACAGGGGACCTTCAAGAAAATGGGCAAGGTGAAGGTGACCACAACATGAATGCTTTGACAAAAGAAGCCTCTTGCAAACCCAGGCctcagaggaagaggagcaacCCTCAACCTCCAGAGACTGATTCCCTGGCCAGAAAAAGTGATGGAGCCAAGGTTCTCATTGGGAGTTCCACAGAACTTGCATCCAAGCAGACTGTCCTGATGGGGAAGTTTTCCTGCATTAGCCATCTGCTGTCTGAGCCAGGTGAtttcctggaggagcagctaCCTGAGATATCACTTGCAGATAGTCTTGCAGACCTTTCACACAGTCTTGAATCCTCCCATGTGAGCAGTTCTGCAGTTTTGTCTGTCAGCTCCAGACTTACAGAAGTACCAGTTTCCAAGAACTTAAGTACTGAGGGCAACAGAATGCCAGCAAAACTCCCTGTTTTGCTGAAAAACTCCCCGATATTTCAAGAAATGACTGCAGAGGAAATATCTGGGGAAAGAAACCAAGTCCAGTCAAGTTCTTGGAGCTCACCTTCACAGAAACCTG ATATCAGGCCACTACAGGACTTGAACAATGCCAGGGTTGTGTCTCACTCTGGCTCGGAGGAAGCGTCAGGGTGCTCATCTAGGCGGAAACGGAAGCCAACCTGCTACAAAGAGCCATCAATCAACAG gaaactgaggcagggtGACCCATTTACAGACACTGAGTTCCTCCACTCTTctctctgcaaaaaaaaaccaaagcctgTCAAAGCCAAGGGAATGACCAAGAAGATGAAAGAGAACAAAGAATGGCTTCCTGAAGGATGTCTCAGTGCCAAGGCAGGCAAGTTGGTTACAACAGAAAGGATTAGAACGGTGGTTGAAAGCAGCCCCCAGGCTCCTAGAAGCTCACGCGTTTAG